A region of the Mytilus edulis chromosome 11, xbMytEdul2.2, whole genome shotgun sequence genome:
GGTCTTTATGACAGCGGTGGTGGCGGATTTGGATCTGGATATGACGGTAGTGGTGGAGGTTAgtaaatattacagtatttttgttttatactatTTTTACGTTACCACCATATTGCACAGGAATATATGATCTAAGGTTATGGACCAGGATATGATGGTCGAAGCGACAGAGGTGATAACGTTTAGTATGGAGTCAGCGGTAGGGGAACaaaaaacaaactcatcatatataccggGATTAAAAGTTGtgtaaatagttaatttataaatatgaccatatcaatgataattaatgTCAGCACAAATTTAAACGCCACacgcagtggcatcgacccagtggttgtaaatgaacttatcatagatatcaggattaaatttgtatttgcaccagacacGCGTCTGAGAGAGGAGTAGGAGGGGGAAACAAACGGTAAAATCAAATTAtagtaattcttttttttaaatgtcagaaCTTAATTAATAGTCTGTTGCATAACAAGAAAAGTTACTCTATGGAGTACCTTGTATAACAGGATCAATAATCCTGATAATTGAATTACATGCATCATGTGTACttacaattataaaacaataacttTTGTAATGTAAGTGAGCAAATATAAACGTTTGTCTTCAATGTGATCATCAGCATAATACCTTTTTTGTTTAATCGTTTCTATGTTTCcctgaaattgaaattttaacattttacttcAAATTATGGCACAGGATATTGGAATAGAAACAGCGGCAATTATATTGTTGGGTACGGCGGTGGCATCGGATATGGATACGGAGGATCGAAAGTAGGTTATGGCGGTGGAGCTGGAAATGGCGGTGGAGCTGGAAATGGCGGAGGAGCTGGGAATGGCGTTGGAGCCGGAAATGGAGTTGGAAATGGAAATGGCGGAGGAGCTGGAAATGGAGGCGGATATGGAAATGGAGGTGGCAATGGAAATGGAGCCGTAAATGGAAATGGAGCTGTAAATGGAAATGGAGCCGTGAATGGAAATGGAGCCATAAATGGAAATGGAGCCGTAAATGGAAATGGAGCCGTAAATGGAAATGGAGCTGTAAATGGAAATGGAGGCGTAAATGGAAATGGAGATGGAAATGGAGGCGGATATGGAAATGGAGGTGGCAATGGAAATGGAGCCGTAAATGGAAATGGAGCTGTAAATGGAAATGGAGCCGTAAATGGAAATGGAGCCGTAAATGGAAATGGAGGCGGATATGTAAATGGAGGAGGCAATGGAAATGGAGCCGTAAATGGAAATGGAGACGTAAATGGAAATGGAGCCGTAAATGGAAATGGAGCCGTAAACGGAAATGGAGCCGATAATGGAAATGGAGCCGTAAATGGAAATGGAGGCGGATATGGAAATGGAGGCGGAAATGGAAATGGAGCAGTAAATGGAAATGGAGCAGTAAATGGAAATGGAGCCGTAAATGGAAATGGAGGCGGATATGGAAATGGAGGTGGCAATGGAAATGGAGCCGTAAACGGAAATGGAGCCGTAAATGGAAATGGAGCCGTAAATGGAAATGGAGCCGTAAACGGAAATGGAGCCGTAAACGGAAATGGAGCCGTAAACGGAAATGGAGGCGGATATGGAAATGGAGGCGGATATAGAAATGGAGGTGGCAATGGAAATGGAGGCGGATATGGAAATGGCGGTAGTGCTATAAATGGAGGCGGAAATGGAAATGGAGCCGTAAATAGAAATGGAGCCGTAAATGGAAACGGAGGCGGATATGGAAATGGAGGTGGCAATGGAAATGGAGCCGTAAATGGAAATGGAGGTGGCAATGGAATTGGAGCCGTAAATGGAAATGTAGCCGTAAATGGAAATGGAGGCGGATATGGAAATGGAGTTGGCAATGGAAATGGAGCCGTAAATGGAAATGGAGGCACATATGGTAATGGAGGTGGCAATGGAAATGGAGCCGTAAATGGAAATGGAGCCGTAAATGGAAATGGAGCCGTAAATGGAAATGGAGCTGTAAATGGAAATGGAGCCGTAAATGGAAATGGAGCCGTAAATGGAAATGGAGGCGGATACGGAAATGGAGGTGGCAATGGAAATGGAGCCGTAAATGGAAATGGAGCTGTAAATGGAAATGGAGGCGGATATGGAAATGGAGGTGGCAATGGAAATGGAGCCGTAAATGGAAATGGAGCTGTAAATGGAAATGGAGCCGTAAATGGAAATGGAGGCGGATATGGAAATGGAGGTGGCAATGGAAATGGAGCCGTAAATGGAAATGGAGCTGTAAATGGAAATGGAGGCGGATATGGAAACGGAGGTGGCAATGGAAATGGAGCTGTAAATGGAAATGGAGCCGTAAATGGAAATGGAGCCGTAAATGGAAATGGAGGCGGATATGGAAATGGAGGTGGCAATGGAAATGGAGCCGTAAATGGAAATGGAGCTGTAAATGGAAATGGAGGCGGATATGGAAATGGAGGTGGCAATGGAAATGGAGCCGTAAATGGAAATGGAGCTGTAAATGGAAATGGAGGCGGATATGGAAACGGAGGTGGCAATGGAAATGGAGCCGTAAATGGAAATGGAGCCGTAAATGGAAATGGAGTCGTAAATGGAAATGGAGGTGGTGCTGTAAATGGAGGTGGCAATGGAAATGGAGCCGTAAATGGAAATGGAGGCGGATATGGAAATGGAGGTGGCAATGGAAATGGAGCCGTAAATGGAAATGGAGCTGTAAATGGAAATGGAGGCGGATATGGAAACGGAGGTGGCAATGGAAATGGAGCCGTAAATGGAAATGGAGGCGGATATAGAAATGGAGGAGGATATGGAAATGGAGGTGGCAATGGAAATGGAGGCGGATATGGAAATGGCGGTAGTAGTATAAATGGAGGCGGAAATGGAAATGGAGCcgtaaatggaaatggaaatggaggcGGATATGGAAATGGAGGTGGCAATGGAAATGGAGGCGTAAATGGAAATGGCGCTGGTGCTGTAAATGGAGGTGgtaatggaaatggaaatggagccGTAAATGGAAATGGAGTTGGCAATGGAAATGGAGGCGTAAATGGAAATGGAGCCGGAAATGGAAATGGAGGCGGATATGGAAATGGAGGTGGCAATGGAAATGGAGCCGTAAATGGAAATGGAGGCGGAAATGGAAATGGAGGCTTATATGGAAATGGAGGTGGCAATGGAAATGGAGCCGTTAATGGAAATGGAGCCGTAAATGGAAATGGAGGCGGAAATGGAAATGGAGGCGGTTATGGAAATGGAGGTGGCAATGGAAATGGAGCCGTAAATGGAAATGGAGTTGGATATGGAAATGGAGACGTAAATGGAAATGGAGGCGGATATGGAAATGGAGGCGGAAATGGAAATGGAGCCGTAAATGGAAATGGAGGCGGATATGGAAATGGAGGTGGTGCTGTAAATGGAGGTGGCAATGGAAATGGAGCCGGAAATGGAAATGGAGTCGTAAATGGAAATGGAGGCGGAAATGGAAATGGAGCTATAAATGGAAATGGAGCCGTCAATGGAAATGGAGGCGGAAATGGAAATGGAGCCGTAAATGGAAATGGAGCCGTAAATGGAAATGGAGCCGTAAATGGAAATGGAGCCGTAAATGGAAATGGAGGCGGATATGGAAATGGAGGTGGTGCTGTAAATGGAGGTGGCAATGGAAATGGAGTCGGAAATGGAAATGGAGCCGTAAATGGAAATGGAGCCGTAAATGGAAATGGAGCCGTAAATGGAAATGGAGCCGTAAATGGAAATGGAGCCGTAAATGGAAATGGAGGCGGATATGGAAATGGAGGCAGAAATGGAAATGGAGCCGTAAATGGAAATGGAGGCGGATATGGAAATGGAGGTGGCAATGGAAATGGAGCCGTAAATGGAAATGGAGGCGGATATGGAAATGGAGGTGGTGCTGTAAATGGAGGTGGCAATGGAAATGGAGTCGGAAATGGAAATGGAGCCGTAAATGGAAATGGAGCCGTAAATGGAAATGGAGGCGGATATGGAAATGGAGGCAGAAATGGAAATGGAGCCGGAAATGGAAATGGAGGCGCATATGGAAATGGAGGTGGCAATGGAAATGGAGCCGGAAATGGAAATGGAGCCGGAAATGGAAATGGCGGCGGATATGGAAATGGAGGTGGTGCTGTAAATGGGggtggaaatggaaatggagtCGGAAATGGAAATGGAGCCGTAAATGGAAATGGAGCCGTAAATGGAAATGGAGCCGTAAATGGAAATGGAGCCGGAAATGGAAATGGAGGCGGAAATGGAAATGGAGGTGGCAATGGAAATGGAGCTGTAAATGGAAATGGAGCCGTAAATGGAAATGGAGCCGTAAATGGAAATGGAGCCGTAAATGGAAATGGAGCCGGAAATGGAAATGGAGGCGGAAATGGAAATGGAGCTATAAATGGAAATGGAGGCGGATATGGAAATGGCGGTAGTGCTGTAAATGGAGGCGGAAATGGAAATGGAGGCGGATATGGAAATGGAGGTGGTAATGGAAATGGAGGCGGAAATGGAAATGGCGTTGGTGTTGTTAATGGAGGTGGCAATGGAAATGGAGCCGGAAATGGAAATGGAGCCGGAAATGGAAATGGAGCCGTAAATGGAAATGGAGCCGTAAATGGAAATGGAGCCGGAAATGGAAATGTAGGCGGATATGGAAATGGAGGTGGCAATGGAAATGGAGCCGTAAATGGAAATGGAGGCGGATATGGAAATGGAGGTGGCAATGGAAATGGGGGCGGGAATGGAAATGGAGTCGGATATAGATACAGAGGATACCAAGTAGGTTACGGTGGTGGAGCTGCAAATGGCGGAGGAGCTGGAAATGGCAGTGGTGCTGTAAGTGGAGGTAGAAATGGAAATGGAGGCGGATATGGATACAGAATAGTAGGTTATGGCGGTTATGGAAAAAGAGGATATGGATACGGAGGATTAGGACTACTATATGGCGGTGCTGCTAGAAATGGCGCTggatataaaaagaaaagtactTCATACTAAATATATATAGCCTAACAGCACTAATTATAATTTAAAGTggactgatttttaaaataactgatagcaaaactcaaataaaaacatattcacTCTTTGTTCTCAAATTATCAGTGACAAACACGAATTAAAATGTCAAGACAAGTTTTACTGATTATCTgacatgcggtatgggctttgctcattgttgaaggccgcacggtgacctatagttgttaatatctgtgtcattttggtcttttgtggatagttgattcactggcaatcataccacatcttcttttttatatattattttgatgAAACTCAACAACACAAAGTTAAAAGTCAATGCGTCATAATCGATAAAACTTCACAACCTTAAAACAAGACAGAaactattttacatttaatttagtaTTATCAAGATTCAATTTAAATGACTATGCACAGTGAAGGTAATGTATGATCCCTTTTTAGTttaacaataaactcatcatagataccaggactaaatttagtatatacgccagacgcgcgtttcgtctacaaaagactcgtcagtgacgctcgaatacaaaaaaagttaaaaaggccaaataaagtacgaagttgaagagcactgagaaccaaaattcctaaaggatttcccaaatacagcttaggcaacttaagcctgtaattcagtggttggcatttgttaatgtgttacatattggtttttcgttcattttttatatataaattaggccgtttgttttctcttttgaattgttttacatggtcatttctgttttttttttagctaactatgcggtattggcttttcTCATtaccaaggtacggccttcaacaagtgTCAACTACATAAGTAGACGACAGCTGCTGTACATTAAATtactgacttaagacaggtgcaaacttTTGCAGCAGGATTCATGTTTTAATGATACCAAACCTTTCCCTCTTTCTGAAACAAAAGTATTCCATTAGAACATAGAAAAAGGTAAAAAGATAAGCTAGCTATATCatgtataaaacccggtttaatccaacatttgtctacatatgaaaatgtatgtaccaagtcagaaatatgtcagttgttgtcaatttgtttgatgtgtttgagcttttcattttgctaTTTGACAagggacttttcattttgaaaataaccAGGGAAATTCAGTATCTTGTGTTTTATTAAATACAAGATGTTGTTGAATGATGTTTATGTAGCTTGAACTTACCGACTGAAGTATATTCTTTACCATGTCTCCAAATGAAATCTCCAGCGGTTCTACCCTACAGAAGAATATTATTATGCCCAATGTCGTATTCTCCCGTCCCGCCACCATTTTATAATCCATATCCTACACTATAATTTTCGACGGCTCCACTTGGACCAGATCTTCAACTAGAACCTCTATCATCTCCATTTGACACGATATTGATATCAGACCCATGTCCGTATTCTACAGCGCCGTCACCATTTTCGGATAGATATCCCACACTATAACCTCCACCAGCTCTGAATGTACCATATTTTTTACTAGGACATCTACCACCTTCATCTGATAAAACAACAATATCATGCTAAACACGGGATCCGTTAGCTCCGCCACCGTTTTCTTATATATCTCCGAATCTATATCCACCACCATATCTAGATCTGAGTTCATATATAGTCAATATAAAATTGAAGATagggtatcattgccaatgagacaactgtcctcaaaagaccaaaatgacacagacattaacaactatatgtaaccgtacggcctacaacaatgagcaaagaatATACCGCATTATCAGCTATACAAGggcccgatatgacaatgtaaaacaattcaaacgaaaaaaaaccggccttatttatataaaaaaaaatgaacaaaaaacaaatatgtaacacataaataaacgacaattacttaattacaggttcctgacttgggacaggcacatacataaataatgtggcggggataaacatgttagcggaatcccaaccctccccttacctgggacagtggtataacagtaaaacataagaacgaactataaaaatcagttaaaagagGCTAAACTCATcggatggacaaacatacaagtggacgtggggtacttgtacatcctgacaacaaaaagacactaggggcataactgagagtactcgcagttatctgacggTTAGTGCAAAGCCACTAacatctaatataaaaaaaacatgcatctaaaaCTAAATATCAACTGCATATCAAGATCCTACTCCATATCTATATCCACCACTATATCGAAATCTGCATATATACTCAAATCGTTCTCCATATCCAGATCCATATGAATATCAAGATCAACCTCCATATATATCTCTACCATATTATAGATCTCTGCTTTCATACCAAGATCTAGTCCAAATAGTTATGACGTCTGGCGAGGCTATCTTtttttctgggacaccttcctacgACATCATAATGCTGAAGCTATTTTTTACGtttttggttttcttgtttgaatttttaacatttttatgtgTGGCCTTTTTAAAGCAGACTTCATGTTGTTGCTTGGTTGATAGTTGTCCTATTGGCAATCAACCAATCCCCAAAAAAGTGGTCGTATAATGCTACACTTCTGTACAGTGAATGGGAAGTATGACCCGGACGATAACATTATATGGAGTTAGCCACTGAACTTGATAACATCATCGATGTTTAGCGTCGTAATAGTGAATGTCTCCTTGCCATTAAAAATCAAGGTTGTAtcgcttttattgaaaaagcaagcacattgaccccaagtttttttttgcttttgcaaACCATCAAATAATATACTTAGGACGATCCGCCAAATTTTAGGAAAAAATCAACTAGCGATTTTTTTGCACTTATGAATAGACGCAAAACTATTAgaatttaattaaatgaaaattaaattcatttattgaattaacatatacatgtattgagactcGACAAATCGAGTCGTCCTTACTTTTATTATGCTAATTTGAGCATGTGACAGCCGAGTAGAAAAAGTCCGTGCAATTTAACGGTCTCTTTTACTTTGAAAACCGAACAGAGTGGACGTTAAAAAATTAAGAGAAATATTTTACATACACTATCAAGATAAGTATTGTTTTAATTAGTTCGGTTAAGaattcatattttgaatttaattcggatttaaagatttcatttatcatttttgtaataaatgaataatttttaCTAGTACATGCATTgcctaaatatttttaatttcacattttaatTTATCCTTGATGCAGAATGTAAAAGCATTATACCTGTTATAATTCGTAGAGGCAGGTATGTGTATGTTTACAGATTAAGTTAattattcttatttatatattttacacgTCATTCTCGTGATATACATGTACCGGTGAGACATTTATTTAGATAAGAGACAATTTAAGGAATTACATTATTGATTTAAGATCAAATGATTGAGTTGATAGATATGAGTAAATTAATATTGAAGTCGATGCATTGatactgttaaaaaaataaattaaattaagagACAGATGATACTAATTATATGATGTTAGTCAGTACTTCAATTTTTAACCTATTTCGTTTATACAAATGCCTAAAATTGCTCGACGGAGAAATGGGAATGGGCGCGCACGAGTGCCCGTTGTTGAAGCTCAACCGCCAGAGAGACGACACGGAAGGGGGGACCGTACGTGCAGTTGCTGCACCAGGAATTTAAGATGTGGGGGCAGTTGTTGGTGAAGTACAAGCACCTCTTCCTCTACCAATCCAggctgttgaaggccgtactttaacctataatggtttactttttaaattgttatttgtatggagagttgtctcattggcactcacaccacatcttcctatatctatcctTTGCCTATTGAAAGACAACCTGCCTTGCAAGGTCCCATAACACCAGCGCTGAACGTACAAGCGCCATTTGCGCAAGTTGAAATTCCAGCTCCTGTACCAATGCCTAATCAAAATGGTGAGATAAATAATGATCCTATGCTTATACCTAATCAGTCAGAATGTGATGTTTACGTATctcaaaatttaaaagacaaaatatggaATAGAGAATACATAGAATTGTCATTACTTCTTTATCAAAACTTTATTAGTCAAATTGACAGACCTCAAAATGTTATAAGTTATGATAATGCAGCCGGGTCACTTGTAATCACatcaaacaaaaacagcaaagttAAATCTATTCAAAACATTGAGTCATGGACTGATGCATTTATAAACTATATTCAACGTTTTCCAAATTTAGCTAATGAATTGACCACTTATATGTCAATCATTAGAGGTACACAAGTGTCTTTTGAGAAGATTTATTGTTATGACCAGCAATTTAGATTAAGAATGGCAAACAATCCTACAAGATCTTGGTCTTCCATTGATGGCATTTTATGGGACACCGTCATAGCTAATGGGGAACCGGAGGGTAATACAATTCAACAGACAAGTGTAGGTAATCGACCATGCTATGATTACAATTTTAAGGGAGCTTGTCATcgacaaaattgtttttacacCCATTTATGTATGAAATGCGGAATGACCCACCCTTTCGCTGGCTGTCCACAACAAGCAAATAGCAACCAGGCATATGCTCGTGCTCAAAATGCAGCCCGAGGCACATATCAAAATACAGTAAGAGTTGCTAGAAATTTTGCACCTAGAACTCAAACACATTTTCAAAGAGCAGCGAATTCGAATCAAGGATTTAGACTTCGAGGAAGCAGATTTCCTGCATTTCGAATGGCCGCACCACACACAtttaacaattaaattttatatttttcagaatctTTAATTAATCCGCTGGACATATAGTGTCTTGGCTTTACTCCGATTAATATCACAGAATTAAATAAACTCCTTTTCAATTACCCAAATCAGCATGATGCAATGATATTATATAAGGGATTTTCTGAAGGTTTTAGATTAAATTATTTTGGACCACGATGTaggattgaataaaaaaaattacattcagTCATCCAAAATCCTTGAGTGGCATGGGAAAAAGTCATGAGTGAAGTACAAAATGGTCGCATAGCTGGTTCTTTTTTGACTAGACCTATATCTAATCTAAGGTGTTCGCCTATCGGTGTAATTCCTAAGAAAACTGGTGGACATAGATTTATAAAGCACTTATCTTTTCCGCCAAATTTGGGTGTAAATGACTTTATTGATGAAAAGTTTACTACAGTAAAGTATTCGTCTTTCGACAATGCTATTGATTTGATTAAAAGATTGGGTTCAAATGCGAAAATtggaaaaaaggacattaaatcCGCCTTCAGATTGCTAAAACTTTATCCAGGGAACTTTGATCTATTAGGGTTTAAACTTAATGAATATTATTTCATGGATAAATCATTGCCTATGGGGTACTCAGAATCAAATTGCTTAttcgaaaaattttcaacttttattcaATGGGCTGTCATGAATGAGTCCAATTCAGATAATCTTGATCATTATTtggatgattttttatttgacgGTAAAAGCAATACTGAGGATTGTAAAAATCTGATGAATAGTTTTGATAGAGTATGTTGTCGTCTTGGAGTCCCAATTGCTCATGAAAAAACAGAAGGCATAACAACAAAACTTAGCTATTTAGGTTTACTTATAGACACAGAAAAAATGCTAATACAAATTCCGGAGGACAAAGTATTGGAGTTAAAGTCGAAAATTAAATGGGTATTGGGTAGGAAAAAGATCACTTTAAGGGACCTACAATATTTGTGTGGGTCATTAGCTTTTTGTGCAAAAGCTCTACCTGCCGGCAGAGCATTTAGCCGACGAATTTATTTGGCAAGTAGTCACGCAAAGAGACTGCATCATTATGTCAGAATCACAGAAGGCATGTATCAAGACTTATTGGTATGCGAATTGTTTTTAGACAAATTTAACGGCATTAGTTACATGCTTGacattgattggacttcaaattcagtTTTACAACTATTTACTGACAGCGCTGGTGGTTCAACAAAAGGGTGTGGCTGCTATTTCCAAGGTAAATGGGCTTTTCTTAAATGGCCTGTAGAATGGTCTGGTACTGAAGTTCTCAGGGATATATCATATTTAGAAATGATACCTA
Encoded here:
- the LOC139496383 gene encoding fibroin heavy chain-like; translation: MAMFTFLLLSFVGATFSYGSHGGRNGRGYSGLYDSGGGGFGSGYDGSGGGYWNRNSGNYIVGYGGGIGYGYGGSKVGYGGGAGNGGGAGNGGGAGNGVGAGNGVGNGNGGGAGNGGGYGNGGGNGNGAVNGNGAVNGNGAVNGNGAINGNGAVNGNGAVNGNGAVNGNGGVNGNGDGNGGGYGNGGGNGNGAVNGNGAVNGNGAVNGNGAVNGNGGGYVNGGGNGNGAVNGNGDVNGNGAVNGNGAVNGNGADNGNGAVNGNGGGYGNGGGNGNGAVNGNGAVNGNGAVNGNGGGYGNGGGNGNGAVNGNGAVNGNGAVNGNGAVNGNGAVNGNGAVNGNGGGYGNGGGYRNGGGNGNGGGYGNGGSAINGGGNGNGAVNRNGAVNGNGGGYGNGGGNGNGAVNGNGGGNGIGAVNGNVAVNGNGGGYGNGVGNGNGAVNGNGGTYGNGGGNGNGAVNGNGAVNGNGAVNGNGAVNGNGAVNGNGAVNGNGGGYGNGGGNGNGAVNGNGAVNGNGGGYGNGGGNGNGAVNGNGAVNGNGAVNGNGGGYGNGGGNGNGAVNGNGAVNGNGGGYGNGGGNGNGAVNGNGAVNGNGAVNGNGGGYGNGGGNGNGAVNGNGAVNGNGGGYGNGGGNGNGAVNGNGAVNGNGGGYGNGGGNGNGAVNGNGAVNGNGVVNGNGGGAVNGGGNGNGAVNGNGGGYGNGGGNGNGAVNGNGAVNGNGGGYGNGGGNGNGAVNGNGGGYRNGGGYGNGGGNGNGGGYGNGGSSINGGGNGNGAVNGNGNGGGYGNGGGNGNGGVNGNGAGAVNGGGNGNGNGAVNGNGVGNGNGGVNGNGAGNGNGGGYGNGGGNGNGAVNGNGGGNGNGGLYGNGGGNGNGAVNGNGAVNGNGGGNGNGGGYGNGGGNGNGAVNGNGVGYGNGDVNGNGGGYGNGGGNGNGAVNGNGGGYGNGGGAVNGGGNGNGAGNGNGVVNGNGGGNGNGAINGNGAVNGNGGGNGNGAVNGNGAVNGNGAVNGNGAVNGNGGGYGNGGGAVNGGGNGNGVGNGNGAVNGNGAVNGNGAVNGNGAVNGNGAVNGNGGGYGNGGRNGNGAVNGNGGGYGNGGGNGNGAVNGNGGGYGNGGGAVNGGGNGNGVGNGNGAVNGNGAVNGNGGGYGNGGRNGNGAGNGNGGAYGNGGGNGNGAGNGNGAGNGNGGGYGNGGGAVNGGGNGNGVGNGNGAVNGNGAVNGNGAVNGNGAGNGNGGGNGNGGGNGNGGGYGYGGSKVGYGGYGNGGGYGYGRSKVGYGGGAGNGRGIANGGGAGNGGGNGNGVGNGNGGGYRYGGSKVGYGSRAGNGGGAGNGGGAVNGGGNGNGGGNGNGGGNENRGGNGNEGGYGYGGSKVGYGSGAGNGGEAGNGDGAGNGGGNGNGVGNGNGVGNVNGGGYGYGGSKVGYGGGAGNGGGAVNGGGNGNGGGNGNGGGNENRGGNGNGGGYGYGGSKVGYGSGAGNGGEAGNGHGAGNGGGNGNGVGNGNGGGYGYGGSKVGYGGGAGNDGGAGNGGGAVNGGGNGNGGGNGNGGGNGNRGGNGNGSGYGYRGTKVGYGAGAGNGGGAGNGGGNGNGGGNGNGGGYGYGGSKVGDGGGTGNGGGATNGGGAVNGGGNGNGGGNGNGRGNGNRGGYGYGGSKVSHGGYGNGGGHEYGGSKVGDDSGAGNGGGAVNGGGNGNGGGYGNGGEYGYRGTKVGYGGGAGNVGVAGNGGGAGNGVGNGNGVGNGNGGGNGNGGGYGYGGSKVGYGGYGNGGGYGYGGSKVGYGGYGNGGKADNGGGAGNGGGSRNGGGAGNGGGNGNGGGYGYEKSKVGYGGGYGYGGSKVKYGGAASNGGGYGKKSHSY